One genomic segment of Fundulus heteroclitus isolate FHET01 chromosome 10, MU-UCD_Fhet_4.1, whole genome shotgun sequence includes these proteins:
- the zc3h7bb gene encoding zinc finger CCCH domain-containing protein 7B has translation MEPDRQKRREEIQRAMSFIQSSLPFPEPESYEAFLIQLVCNLLDEGNSCFRDCDWRQAAQQYGEGVCVARYAQAEAVIIPHKLLESLYVNRAAAFYQLREYQRGVQDCESALCVSEGSCRALYRKTLCLRELGRLREAYESGTKCLLTAPHDMLVINLAQDLASKLGLKGRKAYVSPQTESTSTEGESHGETSPPTGEMSTNGLESLGDIGPADLSNAQCIPAPLATPIPVSDDPTTTVVTSCTELSESPSSQTLPPMPYSVPVSEHMEECSSSVIKEGLDSLLDCMPKKVSESPVQGAIPTNLPNTAVGLRPPYSPSLPAPSPQLPPAFFSSSVSEMPSLEPYSPLQDQGSTQAQDALGSFSAGPADGEGKGVAAGGLDSLSEYTLPGGRICHSFIPGMRNHSAGHTNGPGGTNLSLLSRNPLAATHEFRQACHACYSRIGPRVMDYKYQPEAAHRCKRDVLLCRLRNTEDPTWKRIRPRPARNNFLGAFVLCKEVQERQECQYGENCTFAYCQEEIDVWTQERKGALSRELLFDPLGSTERRALSVTRLLQLHMGMFMFLCEECFDSKPRIISKRSKENLGVCSNLTARHPFDDNKCLVHVVRSANVRYSKVRPLHPLCQFDICRHEVRYGCQREDSCSFAHSVIELKCWVLQQDTGITHEEMVQESKRHWQRLEQNSQKQHKPIHIPHPSSSVPAGGMGVLGGGDGVGAGGVGPVGGFGVGGLVGGGGRGRPLNLKMKFVCGQCWREGQVNEPDKNLKYCTAKARHSWTKERRVLLVKSFEKKKWVVVRPLPFSRSYPQQYDMCVHVMKQKKCHYIGNCSFAHSLEERDVWTYMKNNNLRDMQQMYELWLQLTNQNRRTENSAVTPPPDDKQVTITADYTENLGGQPLSDGDDL, from the exons ATGGAACCTGATCGACAGAAGCGAAGAGAGGAGATCCAGAGGGCAATGAGCTTTATCCA GTCGTCGTTGCCCTTTCCTGAACCAGAGAGTTATGAG GCCTTTCTGATCCAGTTGGTGTGCAACCTGCTCGATGAGGGAAACTCCTGTTTCCGAGACTGCGACTGGCGTCAAGCGGCCCAGCAGTACGGAGAGGGGGTCTGCGTCGCCCGCTATGCACAGGCCGAAGCCGTCATCATCCCACATAAGTTGCTGGAGAGCCTCTACGTTAACAGGGCCGCTGCCTTCTACCAGTTG AGGGAGTATCAGCGTGGCGTTCAGGACTGCGAGAGTGCCCTGTGCGTGTCCGAGGGCAGCTGCAGGGCGTTGTACCGAAAGACGCTCTGCCTGAGGGAGTTGGGGAGGCTCAGAGAGGCTTACGAGAGCGGGACCAAATGTCTCCTCACGGCGCCACAT GATATGCTAGTTATCAACCTGGCCCAGGATCTGGCCAGCAAGCTGGGCTTGAAGGGCCGTAAAGCCTACGTCAGCCCGCAGACCGAGTCGACGTCCACAGAAGGGGAGAGTCATGGGGAAACCTCCCCACCCACTGGAGAA atgTCCACCAATGGGCTGGAGTCCCTGGGTGACATTGGACCAG CGGACCTGTCAAACGCACAGTGCATCCCCGCCCCTCTGGCCACGCCCATTCCTGTCAGCGATGACCCGACAACCACAGTGGTGACGTCGTGCACCGAGCTGTCAGAGAGCCCCAGCAGCCAGACGCTGCCTCCCATGCCGTACTCTGTCCCCGTGTCGGAGCACATGGAGGAATGCAGCAGCAGTGTGATTAAGGAGGGGCTGGACAGCCTTCTGGACTGTATGCCCAAAAAAGTTAGTGAG AGTCCGGTTCAAGGTGCCATCCCCACCAACCTTCCCAACACGGCCGTGGGTCTTCGGCCTCCTTACTCACCGAGCCTTCCAGCTCCGTCCCCCCAGCTTCCCCCAGCCTTCTTCAGCTCCTCCGTCAGCGAGATGCCGTCTCTGGAGCCCTACTCACCGTTGCAGGACCAGGGCTCCACCCAGGCGCAGGACGCACTGGGAAGCTTTTCTGCCGGGCCCGCAGATGGAGAAGGGAAAGGAGTCGCTGCTGGGGGGCTGGACTCGTTGTCTGAGTACACTCTTCCTG GTGGGCGGATTTGTCACAGCTTCATCCCTGGAATGCGCAACCATAGTGCCGGCCACACT AATGGACCGGGAGGAACCaacctctctctcctctccaggaATCCTCTGGCAGCCACTCATGAGTTTCGGCAGGCTTGCCATGCCTGTTACAGCCGAATAG GTCCTCGAGTGATGGACTACAAGTATCAGCCAGAGGCAGCACACCGCTGCAAGAGAGACGTGCTGCTGTGTCGcctcagaaacacggaggatccCACCTGGAAGAGGATTCGACCCAGGCCCGCACGGAATAACTTCCTGGGGGCCTTCGTCCTCTGTAAAG AGGTACAGGAGCGTCAGGAGTGCCAGTACGGGGAGAACTGCACGTTCGCCTACTGCCAGGAGGAGATCGACGTGTGGACGCAGGAGAGGAAGGGCGCGCTGAGCCGGGAGCTCCTGTTCGACCCGCTGGGCAGCACTGAGAGGCGGGCGCTCAGCGTCACCAGACTGCTGCAGCTCCACATGGGCATGTTCATGTTCCTCTGTGAG GAATGCTTCGACAGTAAGCCTCGGATCATCAGCAAACGCAGCAAAGAGAATTTAGGAGTCTGCTCGAACCTCACAGCGCGGCACCCATTCGACGATAACAA GTGCCTGGTCCATGTGGTGAGGTCGGCCAACGTGCGCTACAGTAAGGTCCGACCCCTGCACCCCCTCTGCCAGTTCGACATTTGCCGGCACGAGGTCCGCTACGGCTGCCAGCGCGAGGACAGCTGCTCCTTTGCTCACTCGGTTATCGAGCTGAAATgctgggttctgcagcaggacactG GAATTACCCATGAGGAGATGGTGCAGGAGTCCAAAAGGCACTGGCAAAGGCTGGAGCAGAACTCACAAAAGCAACACAAG CCGATCCACATACCCCATCCAAGCAGCAGCGTACCTGCTGGGGGGATGGGGGTCCTTGGAGGCGGAGACGGCGTGGGAGCGGGTGGCGTGGGTCCTGTAGGAggttttggggtgggggggctggtcGGAGGGGGAGGAAGGGGGCGCCCCCTCAATCTGAAAATGAAGTTTGTCTGTGGTCAGTGCTGGCGAGAAGGACAGGTCAACGAGCCCGATAAGAACCTCAAGTACTGCACTGCCAAAGCGCGCCACAG CTGGACCAAAGAGCGCAGAGTCTTGCTCGTGAAGTCCTTCGAGAAGAAGAAGTGGGTGGTTGTCCGACCTCTTCCCTTCTCTCGCTCATACCCACAGCAATATGAT ATGTGCGTGCATGTGATGAAGCAGAAGAAGTGCCACTATATCGGGAACTGCTCCTTCGCACACAGCCTGGAGGAGAGGGACGTGTGGACGTACATGAAGAACAACAACC